From one Anopheles bellator chromosome 1, idAnoBellAS_SP24_06.2, whole genome shotgun sequence genomic stretch:
- the LOC131215146 gene encoding protein krueppel: protein MALSLLQDAQTARGLAAVRTLQGMNRDEERSLSVSPPLTGQRAQQHHHHLLHHHHLGMGHLQHHQQHLHTPSAASPASLYGGFHPAAASAMGMLAPQLLAANQTAAAALMAAGLPMSLRASLATGLFPPHAALFGAWAPPTPTSNNSSPPPPQSPISPALSHKSSKSLKLQANNNNNNNSSSNNNNHIVSTTSEILPQTKKLTKRKHQSSARKDLQAQQQQHLLMRSPTHHGHHHHLHHSAVTSPVDIPSSHDMVSPGPISPPTSGSSPQSNGSSVELPTAAATITTTTAAAAPSTPSSSAAGTAGVRDPSRDKVFTCKTCNRSFGYKHVLQNHERTHTGEKPFKCPECNKRFTRDHHLKTHMRLHTGEKPYSCTHCDRQFVQVANLRRHLRVHTGEKPYECEMCEQKFSDSNQLKAHMLSHSGQKPFHCDRCNSSYRRRHHLLHHKCGITSPPTPAISPAMSGLSADHHHHLNRFACGGSESSDISMELAKTALGGPGTGSLLLHEKYPGLTLPLNFGPMPDPLGSPTADGGISEHDDGSLAAGSSSAIDLRAASSRSRTPQQQIAHVKSVMPEQTEPEDLSMHSPRSPVSMEELDELDDAATLYLKQQLRQQLRHHHQHHHHGMES from the exons ATGGCTTTGTCGCTGCTGCAGGACGCTCAAACAGCAAGAG GATTAGCAGCCGTCCGTACATTGCAAGGGATGAACCGTGACGAAGAGCGGAGCCTGTCCGTATCGCCCCCGCTGACCGGTCAGCGTgcgcagcaacaccaccaccacctccttcaccaccaccacctcgggATGGGCCACcttcagcaccaccagcagcacctccACACCCCCTCCGCGGCATCGCCGGCATCCCTCTACGGGGGCTTCCATCCGGCCGCGGCGTCCGCCATGGGAATGCTCGCACCCCAGCTCCTGGCTGCCAATCAgaccgcggccgccgccctGATGGCCGCCGGATTGCCGATGTCCCTCCGAGCCTCACTGGCGACCGGTCTCTTTCCGCCCCACGCCGCCCTGTTCGGAGCGTGGGCTCCACCGACGCcgaccagcaacaacagcagccctCCGCCACCGCAGAGCCCGATCTCGCCCGCCCTCAGCCACAAGAGCTCCAAGTCGCTCAAGCTCcaggccaacaacaacaacaacaacaacagcagtagcaacaacaacaatcacatcGTGTCGACCACCTCCGAGATTCTGCCGCAGACGAAGAAGCTGACCAAGCGGAAACATCAGTCGTCCGCCCGGAAGGATCTCcaggcacagcagcagcagcaccttctgATGCGGTCACCGACCCaccatggccaccaccatcacctgcACCACTCGGCGGTCACCTCTCCGGTGGACATTCCGAGCAGCCACGATATGGTGAGTCCGGGGCCGATCTCTCCGCCAACGTCCGGCTCGTCGCCCCAGTCGAACGGGAGCAGCGTGGAGcttccgacggcggccgccacgatcaccaccaccaccgccgccgccgccccgtcGACGCCTTCCTCGTCGGCGGCCGGGACTGCCGGGGTGCGTGATCCTTCGCGCGATAAGGTGTTCACCTGCAAGACCTGCAATCGGTCGTTCGGCTACAAGCACGTGCTGCAGAACCACGAGCGGACCCACACGGGCGAGAAACCGTTCAAGTGTCCGGAGTGTAACAAGCGGTTCACGCGTGACCATCACCTCAAGACGCACATGAGGCTGCACACGGGCGAAAAGCCGTACTCCTGCACGCACTGTGACCGGCAGTTCGTGCAAGTGGCCAACCTGCGGCGGCACCTCCGCGTGCACACGGGCGAGAAGCCGTACGAGTGCGAGATGTGCGAGCAAAAGTTCAGCGACTCGAACCAGCTGAAGGCGCACATGCTGAGCCACAGCGGCCAGAAGCCGTTCCACTGTGATAGGTGCAACTCGAGCTACCGCCGGCGGCACCATCTGCTGCACCACAAGTGCGGCATCACGAGCCCGCCGACGCCGGCCATCAGTCCGGCCATGAGTGGGCTGTCggcggaccaccaccaccacctgaaCCGGTTCGCCTGCGGTGGTTCCGAGTCGAGCGACATCTCGATGGAGCTGGCCAAGACGGCCCTCGGTGGTCCCGGCACCGGATCCCTCCTGTTGCACGAGAAGTACCCGGGTCTGACGCTTCCCCTTAACTTCGGTCCGATGCCGGATCCGCTCGGGAGTCCtaccgccgacggtggcattTCCGAGCACGACGATGGATCGCTGGCGGCGGGTAGTAGCAGCGCCATCGACCTGCGGGCCGCCAGTAGCCGGTCACGgacaccgcagcagcagatcgcGCACGTCAAGTCGGTGATGCCGGAGCAGACGGAACCGGAGGACCTCAGCATGCACTCGCCCCGTTCGCCCGTCTCGATGGAGGAACtggacgagctggacgatgCGGCCACACTCTACCTGAAGCAGCAGCTCCGACAGCAGCtgcgccatcaccaccagcatcaccaccacggtaTGGAGTCGTaa